One part of the Mangrovibacillus cuniculi genome encodes these proteins:
- the obgE gene encoding GTPase ObgE, translating to MFVDSVKVYVKGGDGGNGMVAFRREKYVPNGGPAGGDGGKGGNVVFKVDEGLRTLMDFRFKRHFKADRGEHGMSKNQHGRNSSDMVVKVPPGTVVTVEETGEVIADLVEHGQEAVIARGGRGGRGNSRFATPANPAPELSENGEPGQERNIVMELKLLADVGLVGFPSVGKSTLLSVVSSARPKIGDYHFTTIVPNLGMVQTEDQRSFVMADLPGLIEGAHEGVGLGHQFLRHIERTRVIVHVIDMAGVEGRDPYEDYVTINAELKEYNLRLMERPQIIVANKMDLPEAEENLAIFRDKIEEDFPIFPISAVTRQGLREVLFAIADLVETTPEFPLTQEEETGIHRVMYKHESDDDRFTITRDPDGVFVLSGDQIERLFKMTDFSRDESARRFARQLRSMGVDESLRKRGAENGDIIRLFDFEFEFID from the coding sequence ATGTTTGTCGATAGCGTCAAAGTGTATGTGAAAGGTGGAGACGGTGGAAATGGTATGGTTGCCTTCCGTCGCGAAAAGTATGTTCCAAATGGTGGTCCAGCTGGTGGAGATGGAGGAAAAGGTGGAAATGTAGTGTTTAAAGTAGATGAAGGTCTACGAACGCTAATGGATTTCCGATTCAAACGCCATTTCAAAGCGGACCGTGGAGAACATGGAATGAGTAAGAATCAACATGGCCGTAATTCTTCTGATATGGTAGTAAAGGTTCCACCTGGAACTGTAGTTACTGTGGAAGAAACAGGAGAAGTTATTGCAGATTTAGTAGAACATGGACAAGAAGCGGTGATTGCACGTGGAGGTCGCGGAGGAAGAGGTAACTCTCGATTTGCTACACCTGCTAACCCAGCACCTGAATTATCCGAAAACGGTGAACCAGGACAAGAACGTAATATTGTAATGGAGCTAAAATTATTAGCTGATGTAGGTTTAGTAGGATTCCCAAGTGTAGGAAAATCTACTCTACTTTCCGTTGTTTCAAGTGCTCGTCCAAAGATTGGTGACTATCACTTTACGACAATCGTTCCTAATCTAGGAATGGTACAAACAGAAGATCAACGTAGTTTCGTTATGGCAGACCTTCCAGGACTTATTGAAGGAGCACATGAAGGAGTAGGATTAGGTCATCAGTTCCTTCGTCACATCGAACGTACCCGTGTTATTGTCCATGTTATTGACATGGCAGGTGTGGAAGGTAGAGATCCATACGAGGATTACGTTACGATCAACGCAGAATTAAAAGAATATAACTTACGTTTAATGGAAAGACCTCAAATTATTGTTGCGAATAAGATGGACTTGCCAGAAGCGGAAGAAAACTTAGCGATTTTCCGTGACAAAATAGAAGAAGACTTCCCAATCTTCCCAATTTCCGCGGTTACTAGACAAGGTCTACGTGAAGTATTATTTGCAATCGCTGACCTAGTGGAAACTACTCCAGAATTCCCACTTACACAAGAAGAGGAAACTGGTATCCACCGCGTTATGTATAAGCATGAGTCAGATGATGATCGTTTCACTATCACGAGAGATCCAGACGGGGTATTCGTTTTATCAGGTGATCAGATCGAGCGATTATTCAAGATGACTGACTTCTCTCGAGATGAGTCTGCGAGACGTTTTGCTCGCCAATTACGTTCTATGGGTGTGGATGAATCACTTCGTAAGCGTGGAGCAGAAAACGGCGATATCATTCGTTTATTCGATTTCGAGTTTGAGTTTATCGATTAA
- a CDS encoding Spo0B C-terminal domain-containing protein, translating into MKGNWTVVEAMRYARHDWMNQLQLLKGNITLQKWERVQAIMDDLIVQAQQDSRLTNLGKPQFAETLLTFNWENHSFQIEWEILEEGYTLDIEDEYLVKSFNEWFSFINENAKPYEDNRLFIRLQKDETTYVFSLEYMGEWKVDLTKWLNDWCLHSPITHSAKLIQQDQEQFLVHWYV; encoded by the coding sequence ATGAAAGGAAACTGGACGGTTGTAGAAGCAATGAGATATGCAAGGCATGACTGGATGAATCAACTTCAGCTATTAAAAGGAAATATAACGTTACAAAAATGGGAACGTGTACAAGCTATAATGGACGACTTAATTGTACAAGCTCAGCAAGATTCCCGTTTAACCAATCTAGGTAAGCCTCAATTTGCTGAAACTCTGCTAACGTTTAATTGGGAGAATCATTCCTTCCAAATTGAATGGGAGATTCTTGAAGAAGGGTATACTCTAGATATAGAAGATGAATATTTAGTAAAATCATTTAATGAATGGTTTTCCTTTATAAATGAGAATGCTAAGCCTTATGAAGATAATCGACTTTTTATTCGTTTACAAAAAGACGAAACAACCTATGTTTTTTCTTTAGAATATATGGGAGAATGGAAAGTTGATTTAACGAAATGGTTGAATGATTGGTGTTTACATTCACCAATTACCCATTCTGCGAAACTAATTCAACAAGACCAAGAGCAGTTCCTTGTTCATTGGTATGTATAA
- the rpmA gene encoding 50S ribosomal protein L27 — MLRLDLQFFASKKGVGSTKNGRDSQAKRLGAKRADGQFVSGGSILYRQRGTKIYPGTNVGRGGDDTLFAKTDGIVRFERMGRDKKKVSVYPVAQEA, encoded by the coding sequence ATGCTAAGATTAGATCTTCAGTTCTTCGCATCCAAAAAAGGAGTAGGTTCTACGAAGAACGGACGTGACTCTCAAGCGAAGCGCCTTGGTGCTAAGCGTGCAGATGGTCAATTCGTATCAGGCGGTTCAATTCTTTACCGTCAACGTGGAACAAAAATCTACCCAGGTACTAACGTAGGCCGTGGTGGAGACGATACTCTATTCGCGAAAACGGACGGTATCGTTCGCTTCGAGCGTATGGGTCGCGACAAGAAAAAAGTGAGCGTATACCCAGTAGCTCAAGAAGCTTAA
- a CDS encoding ribosomal-processing cysteine protease Prp, which produces MITVRMTRSHNGDITSFTMDGHANYAGHGQDIVCAGASAVAFGAVNAILTLTETQPGIELGEDGGYLEVIIPDDLSKETHEKTQLLLEAMLVQLQTIEADYGEFIKITFNR; this is translated from the coding sequence ATGATTACTGTACGAATGACGAGATCACATAATGGTGACATCACATCTTTTACGATGGATGGACATGCTAATTATGCTGGTCACGGTCAAGATATCGTATGTGCTGGAGCATCTGCTGTAGCGTTTGGCGCAGTTAATGCGATTCTTACGCTTACGGAGACACAGCCAGGCATTGAACTTGGAGAAGATGGTGGATACTTAGAGGTTATCATCCCTGATGATTTATCGAAGGAAACACATGAAAAAACTCAATTGCTGTTAGAGGCAATGCTTGTTCAATTGCAAACCATTGAAGCAGATTATGGTGAATTTATAAAGATTACCTTCAACCGGTAG
- the rplU gene encoding 50S ribosomal protein L21, translating to MYAIIETGGKQIKVEQGQAIYIEKLDVEAGETVTFDKVLFVGGDNVKVGSPLVEGASVTAKVEKQGRAKKIVVFKYKAKKNNRKKQGHRQPYTKVTIESINA from the coding sequence ATGTACGCAATTATCGAAACAGGCGGTAAGCAAATTAAAGTGGAGCAAGGTCAAGCGATCTACATTGAAAAATTAGACGTGGAAGCTGGCGAAACTGTAACATTTGACAAAGTTTTATTCGTAGGTGGAGACAACGTTAAAGTTGGTAGCCCACTAGTTGAAGGCGCTTCTGTAACGGCTAAAGTTGAAAAACAAGGTCGCGCGAAGAAGATCGTAGTTTTCAAATACAAAGCGAAGAAAAACAACCGTAAAAAGCAAGGTCACCGTCAACCGTACACGAAAGTAACAATCGAAAGCATCAACGCGTAA
- a CDS encoding ribonuclease E/G yields MISLYIELKGLEKRLAVLQDGKLVYYRTASSDDAGQQGSYYIGRIDSVHSGINAAFVEIGEEKKGYLTKQKTVKFAESDHPNKKDIAPSKFLPQGQRILVQVEKEAHGQKGAVLTNLVEIAGVSLVYMPFGQYCAVSKKIPDLIREDLRTAVSSWLTGQEGVVVRTDAANRSLHDLQLELENLREQYQELQKKAQQEKREGLLQPVPLFWKDLQYWISQSSNGECYSDDASFLKQLPLGEGWTKTWHHGKESLFTKYDLHSSEEKVFQKQVWLSNGGSISIEHTEAMTVVDVNTARQVKNRNAEQAFEETNLLAAKEVSKQLLLRDVSGMVVIDFINMKSQSSRQRVLQTLKDQVEKDEKHVMVYPFNELGCVMLTRKRTKPMWYETHLERYSHETGFGWRKSAHASAYSLDRAIRDHIASIETEDVQIKVDSATWENFVGKDKGYLMSIEKDYQVTLHPIIEDREAPYYEIFVTM; encoded by the coding sequence GTGATTAGTTTATATATAGAGCTAAAAGGGTTAGAAAAGCGATTGGCGGTCTTGCAAGACGGAAAATTGGTCTACTACCGAACAGCTTCTAGTGATGATGCTGGTCAGCAAGGATCTTATTACATAGGTAGAATTGATTCTGTCCATAGCGGTATTAACGCTGCATTCGTGGAAATTGGAGAAGAAAAGAAAGGGTATTTGACGAAGCAAAAGACGGTGAAATTCGCAGAGTCAGATCATCCTAATAAGAAAGATATAGCACCGTCTAAATTTCTTCCTCAAGGACAGCGTATTTTAGTCCAAGTGGAAAAAGAGGCACATGGGCAAAAGGGAGCAGTCTTAACAAACTTGGTAGAAATAGCAGGAGTATCTCTTGTTTATATGCCTTTTGGACAGTATTGTGCAGTTTCAAAGAAGATACCAGACCTAATTAGAGAGGATTTACGTACAGCGGTGTCAAGCTGGTTAACTGGCCAAGAAGGCGTTGTGGTGCGAACAGACGCTGCAAACAGGTCGCTGCATGATTTACAACTGGAATTAGAAAATCTGCGTGAGCAATACCAAGAGTTACAAAAAAAAGCTCAACAAGAAAAACGAGAAGGTTTACTTCAACCTGTGCCGCTCTTTTGGAAAGACTTACAATATTGGATCTCGCAAAGTAGTAACGGTGAATGCTATTCTGACGACGCATCCTTCTTGAAACAACTTCCTCTTGGAGAGGGTTGGACCAAGACATGGCATCACGGGAAAGAAAGTTTATTTACAAAGTATGACTTACATTCTTCGGAAGAAAAAGTATTTCAAAAGCAAGTATGGCTTTCTAATGGGGGATCTATCTCTATTGAACATACGGAGGCAATGACGGTAGTTGATGTCAATACAGCGAGACAAGTGAAAAATCGAAATGCAGAACAAGCTTTTGAAGAAACCAATTTACTAGCAGCGAAAGAGGTTTCTAAGCAATTGTTATTACGAGATGTAAGTGGGATGGTCGTCATTGACTTTATTAATATGAAATCACAAAGTTCAAGGCAACGTGTACTGCAGACATTAAAGGATCAAGTAGAAAAAGATGAGAAACATGTAATGGTGTATCCATTTAACGAACTAGGTTGTGTCATGCTCACAAGAAAACGAACAAAGCCGATGTGGTATGAAACTCATTTAGAGAGGTATTCACATGAGACAGGGTTCGGATGGAGAAAATCTGCTCATGCATCAGCTTATTCCTTGGACAGAGCTATTCGCGACCACATTGCAAGCATAGAGACCGAAGACGTTCAAATAAAAGTGGATTCGGCTACATGGGAGAACTTTGTTGGCAAAGACAAAGGTTATCTTATGTCTATAGAGAAAGATTACCAAGTTACGTTACATCCAATTATAGAGGATCGAGAAGCTCCTTATTATGAAATCTTCGTTACAATGTAA
- a CDS encoding M50 family metallopeptidase, with translation MNKILSLLMKWRIHPLFWLVAAIAIATGRFYELAIVFLIIIVHEMGHFLVATHFKWRIKKVQLLPFGGVLVVEESGNRPWQEEWWVTVAGPLQQIWLAFVMWGLAIVGILPDSLFAFFVQANIMIAFFNLLPIYPLDGGKLILLLCNVAQPFLEGYKRTLLLSFVTLSLFALFTLFVAPTHLNGWVVILYLYFILSYQYKHRHYTFQRFLMDRYYGQHDIGRKIVPLKVDIEETVLQVSQRFSRGVKHAVIVIEDGVEVVTLDENEILHSMFTEKRPKVTLRELVYFYE, from the coding sequence TTGAATAAGATATTATCGCTATTAATGAAGTGGCGTATACATCCTTTATTTTGGCTAGTAGCAGCTATTGCTATCGCAACTGGTCGCTTTTATGAGTTAGCGATCGTTTTTCTAATTATCATTGTCCATGAGATGGGGCATTTTCTTGTGGCTACTCACTTTAAGTGGAGAATAAAAAAGGTTCAGTTGCTGCCTTTTGGTGGTGTTTTAGTAGTAGAAGAAAGTGGAAATAGACCATGGCAGGAAGAATGGTGGGTTACTGTGGCAGGCCCACTCCAACAGATTTGGCTAGCCTTCGTGATGTGGGGACTTGCAATTGTAGGAATTTTACCTGATTCACTTTTTGCGTTTTTTGTTCAAGCTAATATCATGATTGCTTTTTTTAATCTACTCCCAATTTATCCTTTGGATGGCGGTAAATTAATTCTCCTTCTATGCAATGTGGCGCAACCTTTCTTAGAAGGATACAAACGGACACTACTTCTATCTTTTGTGACACTATCCTTGTTTGCGCTGTTTACGCTATTTGTGGCACCGACACATCTTAATGGATGGGTTGTCATTCTTTACCTATATTTTATTTTATCTTACCAATATAAGCATAGACACTATACTTTCCAACGTTTTTTAATGGACAGGTATTATGGCCAGCATGATATAGGGAGAAAGATTGTTCCGTTAAAAGTAGATATCGAAGAAACGGTTTTGCAAGTTTCTCAACGTTTTTCACGTGGTGTCAAACATGCTGTAATCGTTATAGAAGACGGAGTAGAAGTGGTGACATTAGACGAAAATGAAATTCTACATAGCATGTTCACGGAAAAACGACCAAAGGTAACGCTGCGTGAACTTGTCTATTTTTATGAATAA
- a CDS encoding M23 family metallopeptidase, with protein MSNRADQIRKQLQKRRQNHSTNSTSKSKDSLPLYQLSNEREYAVYEADPSERSEHPLFNKGTFLLKVLASCVLILVVAIVYKSSTPQALPIQQFVKQTMTSEFQFAAVSAWYEERFGEPLAILPKLPSNSPGVAVTTDYSIPASGRVVKEFSEQTKGVLIETTVGANVEAMKGGQVIFVGQKEGTGNTVIIQHDDKTSSWYGGLSDVTVSPYERIESGRSVGFVSDKEQGDGGTFYFAIEQSGSFIDPIQVIPFE; from the coding sequence GTGTCTAATCGAGCGGATCAAATTAGAAAACAGTTACAAAAAAGAAGACAAAATCACTCTACCAATTCAACTTCAAAATCAAAAGATAGTCTACCTTTATATCAATTATCTAATGAACGAGAGTACGCGGTATATGAAGCGGATCCATCGGAGCGATCTGAGCACCCATTATTTAATAAGGGTACTTTTTTATTAAAGGTTCTTGCCTCCTGCGTTCTGATCTTAGTTGTAGCAATCGTGTATAAATCAAGTACACCTCAAGCGTTACCAATTCAACAATTTGTTAAGCAAACCATGACAAGTGAATTCCAGTTCGCTGCCGTATCTGCTTGGTATGAAGAGCGATTTGGAGAACCACTAGCCATTTTACCTAAGCTACCATCAAATAGTCCTGGTGTTGCTGTTACAACAGATTACTCTATTCCTGCAAGTGGAAGAGTCGTAAAGGAATTCTCTGAGCAAACAAAAGGTGTGTTAATTGAGACGACTGTAGGTGCAAATGTAGAGGCGATGAAAGGTGGACAAGTCATCTTTGTTGGACAAAAAGAAGGGACAGGTAACACAGTCATTATCCAGCATGACGATAAAACATCTTCTTGGTATGGGGGTCTATCAGATGTGACAGTCTCTCCGTATGAAAGAATCGAGAGTGGCCGTTCTGTAGGTTTCGTGTCAGACAAAGAACAAGGGGACGGAGGAACGTTTTACTTTGCCATAGAGCAAAGTGGTTCTTTTATTGACCCAATTCAGGTGATACCATTTGAATAA
- the minD gene encoding septum site-determining protein MinD — protein MGVAIVITSGKGGVGKTTTTANIGTSLALQGKKVCLVDTDIGLRNLDVVMGLENRIIYDLVDVIEGRCKLHQALVKDKRFDDQLYLLPAAQTSDKTAVQPHQMKELVQELKSIYDYVIIDCPAGIEQGYKNAVAGADQAIVVTNPEISSVRDADRIIGLLEQEKDIAPPRLVINRIRNHMMKNGDMLDVDEITAHLSIDLIGIVLDDDDVITSSNKGEPIALSPNNKASIAYRNIARRILGESVPLQSLDESGKGVFSKIKKLLGVK, from the coding sequence GTGGGTGTAGCTATAGTTATTACATCAGGAAAAGGTGGAGTTGGAAAAACAACAACTACCGCAAATATTGGAACTTCATTAGCTTTACAAGGGAAAAAAGTGTGTTTAGTAGATACAGATATTGGTTTACGAAATTTAGACGTTGTGATGGGGTTAGAAAACCGCATTATCTATGATCTAGTAGACGTTATAGAGGGTCGTTGTAAGCTTCACCAAGCTCTTGTAAAGGATAAGCGTTTCGACGATCAATTGTACTTACTTCCTGCAGCTCAAACTAGTGACAAAACAGCAGTACAACCACATCAAATGAAAGAACTAGTCCAAGAGCTTAAATCAATCTATGATTATGTCATTATTGATTGCCCAGCTGGAATTGAGCAAGGGTATAAAAATGCGGTAGCAGGTGCTGATCAAGCAATTGTTGTAACAAATCCAGAGATTTCTTCTGTCCGTGACGCAGATCGTATTATTGGTTTATTAGAACAAGAGAAAGATATTGCACCACCTCGATTAGTCATAAATCGTATTCGTAATCACATGATGAAAAATGGCGATATGCTGGATGTCGATGAAATTACAGCACATTTATCCATCGATTTAATCGGTATTGTTTTAGATGATGATGATGTGATTACGTCTTCTAATAAAGGTGAGCCAATCGCTTTGTCACCCAATAATAAAGCATCCATTGCATACAGAAACATTGCTAGACGTATTTTAGGAGAATCTGTGCCTTTACAATCTTTAGATGAAAGTGGAAAAGGTGTATTTTCGAAAATCAAAAAATTATTAGGTGTTAAATAA
- the minC gene encoding septum site-determining protein MinC: MKKTQLVMIKGTKEGLNLHLHDKCSIHELKDELISKLTQHGTAVKEQDQHATLVRVHVGNRYLAKEEEKELNELIESTGHVKVDSIHSNVISLDEAKKRSEESTIHSISSFVRSGQVVTIRGDVLLIGDVNPGGTLRATGNIYIMGSLKGIAHAGCEGDSEAVIVASSMRPMQLRIAEQIHRAPDHKETEIGGMECAYLDEEEHMVVDRLQVLKTIRPNLTRFKGGF; encoded by the coding sequence ATGAAAAAGACACAGTTAGTCATGATAAAAGGAACAAAGGAAGGTTTAAACCTTCATTTACACGATAAATGCTCTATCCATGAGCTAAAAGACGAATTAATATCAAAACTTACGCAACATGGTACAGCAGTTAAAGAGCAAGACCAACATGCAACACTGGTTCGAGTCCACGTGGGCAATCGTTACTTAGCAAAAGAAGAAGAAAAAGAACTAAATGAACTGATTGAGTCTACAGGACATGTAAAAGTGGACTCTATTCATTCAAATGTTATCTCTCTAGACGAAGCGAAAAAGCGTTCAGAAGAGTCTACTATTCATTCTATCTCCAGCTTCGTTCGATCTGGTCAAGTAGTAACTATTCGTGGTGACGTTCTACTAATTGGTGACGTAAACCCAGGTGGTACTCTTCGTGCAACAGGAAATATTTACATTATGGGTAGTTTAAAAGGTATAGCACACGCTGGTTGTGAAGGTGATTCAGAGGCAGTTATTGTAGCATCCTCTATGAGACCAATGCAGTTGCGAATTGCAGAGCAAATCCACCGTGCCCCAGATCATAAGGAAACGGAGATTGGTGGAATGGAATGTGCCTACCTAGATGAAGAAGAACACATGGTTGTAGATCGATTACAAGTTTTAAAGACTATAAGACCGAATCTTACGAGATTTAAAGGAGGATTTTAG
- the mreD gene encoding rod shape-determining protein MreD, translating to MKAYLKPFILLSACFFAENVWITLFPHLVFSDSYLYIPHFLVVCIVLSASYYDKSVTYAFAALFGLLFDLFYTQVIGVYLFTFFIAAYFTVKLMKVLQHHLVVIGFVTCLMVGIVDILAYFLDGLLFGYSMQLEEYAQLRLWSTIVINLCFYIVVCYPFRRWFVITKRQFIEETGRR from the coding sequence ATGAAAGCTTATTTGAAGCCGTTTATTCTACTCAGTGCTTGTTTTTTTGCAGAAAACGTTTGGATTACATTATTTCCACATTTGGTTTTCTCAGATAGTTATTTGTATATTCCTCACTTTCTTGTCGTTTGTATCGTTTTGAGTGCATCTTATTACGATAAGTCTGTTACATACGCATTTGCTGCGTTATTTGGCTTATTATTTGATTTATTTTATACGCAAGTAATTGGCGTATATCTCTTTACATTTTTTATTGCAGCCTATTTTACAGTAAAACTAATGAAAGTATTACAACATCACTTAGTCGTAATTGGTTTTGTTACTTGTTTAATGGTTGGAATAGTAGATATCTTAGCTTATTTCTTAGATGGACTCTTATTTGGGTACTCCATGCAACTAGAAGAATATGCTCAACTTAGACTTTGGAGTACAATAGTCATCAATCTTTGTTTCTATATTGTTGTTTGTTACCCATTTAGAAGGTGGTTTGTCATAACAAAACGACAATTTATTGAAGAAACTGGTCGAAGATAG
- the mreC gene encoding rod shape-determining protein MreC, whose product MPSFFLNKRLLMLLIGIIILVALLGFSLRDRENTTVPEQFLKDIVGFGQSIFSRPANGVAGFFEDVQDLRNTYEENGRLKAQLEELAQLKADVYDLKQDNDKLREMLDIQDNLRDYTHIQATVIARNPARLQDLVVINKGQVHGVETDMAVRSSKGLIGKVVSTSQLTSTVELVSTRNPENRISALIQSEDRIFGLIEGYDDKSDRLLLKRIPYDVEVKEGELVETSGLGGIFPAGLPIGEVEKVEADPLGLTQTAYIIPAADLYDLEHVMVVERSMVSPDIPEATPEEVEQ is encoded by the coding sequence ATGCCATCTTTCTTTTTAAATAAACGTTTGTTAATGTTGTTGATCGGCATTATTATTCTGGTCGCATTGCTTGGATTTTCCCTTAGAGATCGTGAAAACACCACAGTCCCAGAACAATTTCTGAAGGACATCGTTGGCTTCGGTCAATCCATCTTTTCCCGCCCCGCTAATGGAGTAGCGGGTTTCTTTGAGGACGTTCAAGACTTGCGAAATACATACGAAGAAAATGGGCGTTTAAAAGCACAACTAGAAGAATTAGCTCAATTAAAAGCTGATGTATATGATTTAAAGCAAGATAATGATAAGTTGCGTGAAATGCTTGATATTCAAGACAATTTACGTGATTATACACACATTCAAGCGACAGTCATTGCTCGTAATCCAGCAAGGTTACAAGACTTGGTAGTTATCAATAAAGGACAAGTACATGGTGTAGAAACAGACATGGCCGTTAGAAGTTCAAAAGGATTAATAGGGAAAGTGGTTAGCACCTCTCAGCTGACATCCACAGTGGAATTAGTGTCAACCCGAAATCCTGAAAATCGTATTTCCGCATTAATCCAATCAGAAGACCGAATCTTTGGGTTAATTGAAGGATATGATGACAAGTCTGATCGATTACTGTTAAAAAGAATTCCTTATGATGTAGAGGTAAAAGAAGGCGAATTAGTCGAGACTTCTGGATTAGGAGGGATTTTCCCTGCTGGTCTCCCAATTGGAGAAGTAGAAAAAGTTGAAGCGGACCCACTAGGATTGACACAAACGGCTTATATTATTCCTGCAGCAGATTTGTACGATTTGGAACACGTGATGGTAGTAGAGCGCTCTATGGTTAGCCCAGATATACCTGAAGCAACACCTGAGGAAGTGGAACAATAA
- a CDS encoding rod shape-determining protein: MFGMSRDLGIDLGTANTLVYVKGKGIIVREPSVVAIQTDSKSIVAVGNEARNMIGRTPGNVTALRPLKDGVIADYETTATMMKYYIKQAINTRGGLFSRKPDVIVCVPSGITRVEERAVKDATTQAGARNAYTIEEPFAAAIGANLPVWEPTGSMVVDIGGGTTEVAIISLGGIVTSQSIRVAGDEMDDAIINFIRKKYNLMIGARTGEQVKVEIGSAGKADGIANMDIRGRDLLTGLPKTIEISAEEVADALRDTVDAIVDAVKSTLEKTPPELAADIMDRGIVLTGGGALLRNLDQVIAEETKMPVLIAENPLDCVAIGTGKALEHKHLLSDKK, encoded by the coding sequence ATGTTTGGAATGTCACGTGACCTAGGGATTGACTTAGGAACTGCAAATACATTAGTGTACGTTAAAGGAAAAGGAATCATTGTTCGTGAACCGTCTGTTGTCGCGATACAAACAGATTCAAAAAGCATTGTTGCAGTAGGTAATGAAGCGCGTAATATGATTGGTCGAACGCCAGGAAACGTTACAGCGCTACGTCCATTAAAAGATGGAGTAATTGCTGATTATGAAACAACTGCTACGATGATGAAATACTATATCAAACAAGCAATTAATACACGTGGCGGCTTATTTTCTCGTAAGCCTGATGTAATTGTTTGTGTCCCCTCTGGAATTACTCGTGTAGAAGAAAGAGCTGTAAAAGATGCTACAACACAAGCGGGAGCTCGAAATGCTTATACGATAGAAGAGCCGTTTGCAGCAGCAATCGGAGCAAATTTGCCTGTTTGGGAACCTACAGGTAGCATGGTAGTAGATATCGGTGGTGGAACAACAGAAGTAGCTATCATTTCTCTTGGTGGGATTGTTACAAGCCAATCCATACGTGTAGCTGGTGATGAAATGGATGATGCTATTATTAATTTTATTCGTAAGAAGTACAACCTAATGATTGGTGCTAGAACGGGTGAACAAGTGAAAGTAGAAATTGGTTCAGCAGGAAAAGCTGACGGCATTGCAAATATGGATATTCGTGGCCGTGATCTTTTAACTGGATTACCAAAAACAATTGAAATCTCTGCAGAAGAAGTTGCTGATGCTCTTCGTGACACAGTAGATGCCATTGTAGATGCAGTAAAATCAACATTAGAAAAAACACCTCCAGAACTAGCAGCAGACATTATGGACCGTGGTATAGTCTTAACTGGTGGAGGAGCGTTATTACGTAACTTAGATCAAGTCATCGCAGAAGAAACAAAAATGCCAGTGCTAATAGCAGAAAACCCCCTTGACTGTGTAGCCATCGGTACAGGAAAAGCGTTAGAGCATAAGCATTTACTAAGCGATAAAAAGTAA
- the radC gene encoding RadC family protein, which produces MIRDVPSEERPRERLLQAGAKALSNHELLAILLRTGSKKESVLQLANRLLQESDGLTLLGQMSADEMIAIKGIGEAKAVQLVAAIELGRRIQNLSFDDRYVIRSPEDGANYVMNDMRSLQQEHFVCLYLNTKNQVLHRQTIFIGSLNASIVHPREVFKEAFRRSAASIVCFHNHPSGDPSPSREDIEVTKRLVECGKIIGIEIVDHIIIGDNRFISLREKGYV; this is translated from the coding sequence ATGATTAGAGATGTACCTAGTGAAGAAAGACCCAGGGAGAGGCTTCTTCAAGCTGGTGCAAAAGCGTTGTCCAACCATGAATTACTCGCTATTCTTCTTCGCACGGGTTCCAAGAAAGAGTCGGTTCTACAATTAGCAAATAGACTTTTACAGGAATCAGATGGCTTAACTCTACTAGGGCAAATGTCTGCGGATGAAATGATTGCTATAAAAGGTATAGGTGAAGCAAAGGCTGTTCAACTTGTTGCAGCGATAGAGTTAGGAAGAAGGATCCAAAATCTTTCTTTTGATGATCGGTATGTGATACGGTCACCGGAAGACGGTGCTAACTATGTCATGAACGATATGCGTTCTTTGCAACAAGAACACTTCGTATGTCTATACCTCAACACGAAGAACCAAGTGTTGCATAGACAAACAATCTTTATTGGCAGTTTAAATGCTTCTATTGTTCACCCAAGAGAAGTTTTTAAGGAAGCATTTAGGCGTTCCGCAGCTTCTATTGTCTGTTTTCATAATCATCCTTCAGGGGACCCAAGTCCTAGTAGGGAAGACATCGAAGTGACAAAACGATTGGTAGAATGCGGGAAAATTATTGGGATAGAAATCGTTGATCACATCATCATTGGGGACAATCGATTTATCAGCTTGAGAGAAAAAGGGTATGTCTGA